The Spinacia oleracea cultivar Varoflay chromosome 2, BTI_SOV_V1, whole genome shotgun sequence DNA segment tttgccaatgcacgatttcaaacgttaatatcttcaattgtgaataagaaaaaattataaaaagttgatattcaaaaaatatttattgagacgaatcccACACgattatgttttttcttaagtataaaccacaaaaggaagtcaaagaagtttgtgtgaatagtgtctaaaatccaattgtgtcatataaataagagCAGATGAAATAATTTATTACAGggtataaaaagttcaaaaacaaCATAACATGAATTATCCTAGATTAGAAATTCCCATCCTTTATTGTCATATCTTAGTGACCCTAAGATAATCACCCTTTGAAATTtcaaacaaatttttttttttttttttttttttgacataggcttcAAACACTTTTTTTGAGGGATGAAATTTCAAACATTTTACTAGTCCTAATCAAGTAAATCCCTAAAGATTGCCAAAAAGAACAATTGAAAAAAGGGCGACTAAATGTCCTTGGGCCGGGATGCACCGATTAAGGATTACATTGGGCCCTAAAGAAGGAATGAAGTTTGGGCTGTCTTCGGGAAAACAGGGCCCAACACTTGTCATTCATGATATTAATGGCCTCACAACATAGTGGACCAGGGCTTATACGGGCTTTAATGATAGAGCTAAAAATCCCTAGTAAACATCCAGGGGCCTTATCATATAAGGAGATCAAACAATTTTGAAGGTCTCCTTGGGCCCAAGCTGCGTTTTGTGGTTGTGGAACCGGGCCACTAGATTCGGGATTTGGGATGCTAGTTTCGGGTCCTTGAGCCCATCGTGCTAGTCCAGCCTGGAAAGACGatacgaggagagagaaaatgaagatgCTTGTGAGGAAGTTTGGTGCCTTAAAGTTGAACATGTTTTTGGAAGGTTGGAAAAAGCCTGAAGAAAAAAGATACCGAGAATTCGAAAAAAGTTAGAATAATACATAGTGAATTGTGGAGATTTATATTGTGGGGTTTTTTTGCACATTGTAAACGTTATAGCTAATTACTTGTATTGGTCTATGCTCATATAAATTGAGAATTAACTAACAAACGTTTACAGAATGTGACCATAAACCTGATAAATAGTCTAATTAAGGCAAATAATGTAACGCGTTTAAGCACACATTAAGTTTTTGATCCTATCACGTACAAATGCATTTGATCCTATCACTTACAAACGCATTTCAATTATGCATCATATGTTGGTGTCACACGGCACCAATGTGAACAGACCGTGAACGCGATAACAGCAGCGAAACCACTTCCGAGGGCGATGCAAAGGTTTGCAGCAGTTGCAGCCAAACACCATGGCTGCAGACTGCAGTAATACTGTGATTGGAAAGAGGATTTTGTGATTTTTCAAAGTTTGATTATTATAACTTTCATTATTCGGCTATTCGCAGCCAGAAACTGAACTCAAACATAGTATAGATGACTAAAACAGATCAAGTTTTCTTAAGGGATAAAGGCATAAATGCTTCAACTGTCGCAATCAGAATATGACTTCACAAAAGCATCAAGTTTAACAGATTCAGAAGACAGAACACACCTCTGACAGAAGTTCATGCTAGGTATTCGGTCTCTTCACTTGCCATAAGTTCACTATCAAAGGGGAGCCATGAAGAGCAACATATGCATAATTGGCAGGAGAACATGTGCATTACGCACTTGTTTTTCTGTTACTGTAAACCATGTGTTTCTTAACCTGTGTGTAATGAATACAAAGATCATCTGGAGTATAATCAAAGATTATTTCCAGGAGTTCAATGCTGGCATTGCAAACAGAAGAACAAAAGTGCAGAAAAGGTCCATATTTCAACATCATGTGTGAGAAACAAACCATTTTCAAAGAACTAAAATGAATAAAGGTCAACtcttgaaaaacaaatttacaTTTCACCAGCAAAGCCTCAGGATTTCCTTCATTCCAGCAGCGTGTCATTTTTCATGAGCTAAATTTAATCTAACAAATGAACCAAATGGAAAAGCCGAGGATTATGAAACTAGTAACCTCAGTAACAAAAAGATCACTTAAGCAATAAAGAATTTGCTACAAAACTTCGTTCAACTTAAGGATATAAGACTAACAGCTATTCAGCTAAAGAAACAGGTTACCTCATGCTATCCTTCACCTGTAATTTCTTCGTGGCATTCGACTATTCAAAATACGGCCAAGGGTAGCCAATGCATCTtgaaattttcgaattttcaTAAAACCCTTAATCATGGAAACCTCATTTTCTGAGAACTTTGCTTGTTTCATGATCATATGAACAAGTTTCATTAGGGTATCTTCCATTGCTAGGGAAGAAAGACCCTCTGCTAGCATCATAAAAGAAGGAAACTCTGGAACATATCCTTTCTCCATCATCTCAACTAGGAAATCAACAGCTTCTCCAATAGGCCCTCCGCTAGAACAAAGACCTCGGAAAATTATCTTATAAGTTACAGCATCTGCAGGGTCACCCTTCTCTGCCATTTCTCGAAAAAGCCTCAttgcttcctttgattgtttccTTCTAAAAAGAGCCTGTATTACAGGATTGTATGCATGTGGGGATATAATCAATCCTTTCATCTGAATGCTTCTGAGCAGTCGAGTGGCAACCTCAACTCGACCTGCTTTACAAAGCCCCTGAATCAAGGTCCCGTAGGTAACAATATCAGGTTCACAACCATTCGAAGCCATTGTTTGCACTATATCTGCTGCCTTCTTAATATCACCTGCCCTACAAAAATGAGAAAGCAAGGAATTGTAGGTAAATTTGTCAGGCTTTAACCCTTCCATTATCATCTGGTCCATCAGTTCAGCAGCATCCTCCACCCTCTTAATTTTACAAAGACCATCAATAAGGGTATTGTAAGTAACCAAATTTCTCGATACCCCTTGTAGTTCCATCTGATCAAAAACCTCTTCGGCATCTTCTATCCTCTTATTTTTGCAGAACCCGTCAATTAGTGTATTATATGTCACCACGTTTCTAGCACAACcacttgattccatttccttGAGTAAGTTCAAAGCTTCATCTATTTTCCCTCTAGAACAAAGACTATCTATTAGCATATTATAAGTAAATTCATCAGGCCGGCACCCATCATTTTGCATATCTCGGAATAGTTCCATAGCAAGCTTGTGGTTTCTGGACAAGCAAAGACCTTGTATGAGAGAATTGAATGTACACACATCAGGCAAAATCCCCTTGCTTGTAAGAAGGCGCACAAATTCAGTGGCCTTCTCAACTTGATTCTCTTTACACATGGTGTTAATTAGAGTGTTATAGGTAACAGTATTCGGGTTGCAACCCCTTAAAACCATCAACTCAAGTACTTCCATTGCCTCTTCAATCTCACTCATTTTGCACAGCCCTGATATTAGAGCATTATAAGTGAAAATATCCGGATCAAACCCTTCTTCAAGCATAGCATCTAACACCTCTAGTGCATGTTTAACATGACCTGATTTACACAAACCACTTACCAAAGTGTTAAATGTAAAATGATCAGGATAAAATCCTTCAACAATCATTTCCTGAATAAAGCCCAAAGCTTCTTCTATCCTTCCCTCCTTACAAAACCCATAAACCAGAACATTTACAGTCACATTGGTCGAAGCACACCCATCTCCCACCATCTGTTCCCTAACTCGCAAAGCGCCTTCCACATTCCCTTCCTCGATATAACCCTGCATAATCGTCGTGTATGTTTTCTCATCCGGGGTCAATCCATAGCTTTCCATTTCTTCCATCATAATAAGGGCAGGCCTAATTTGATGAGCTTTACAAAGCCCTTTAATCAGTATATTAAAGGTCGAAACATCTTGCTTAACACCAATTTCAACCATTCTAGAATGAACACTTTCGACTAATTTCAACCTATGCCCATCAACAAGAACATTCAACAAGAAATTAAAGGTATAAGTCCCACAACTCACCCCGAATTCATTCTCCATCATGTCAATCACACAAACAGCTTCATCATACAAACCACAATTCACATAAGATTCGATAAAAATCAAGAAAGTACCTTCATTAATCTCACAATCTAATTCCTTCATTTCTTGCAAAACCCTTTTCATTGAATCAAAAGACCCTTCACTCCCAAGCTTCCGAAGAACTTCCTCAAAAACTGACAAAGTGGGGGTGAAATTAGCCTGTTTTGAAGCCCAATCAAATACCCAGAGTGCCATTTCTGCATCTTTCTCTCCCCTCAGAGCTTCAAGCAGCTGTTTTGGAGTAAAATTTGGAGGGAGTTGATGGGAAGAAACAGATGAAGGAGAATTGGGTTTTTGAGCTAATGAGAAAGAGATAAATGGAAAAGATTTGGAATTCGAAAAGAACAGTGAATTTGTGGAAAAAGTTTGAGGCGAAGGACATGGATAAGGTTTAAGGTGAGCAAAGAAAGACATTGAAGCAGCCATTTTTATGGGAATTACACTAGgaattgaaataaaattgaagaaattaaaccaaaattatgaAGGAATTAAGCAGGCCCAGGAGAGAGAAATGGGATAACTCACTGTGTTGGAGCTGTTTTTTCCGGCGTTTGCGCAAGCGTCCATTGTAGAGATGACTGAAGAAGAGTTCACTGGATGAGGAAGGCCGAAAACATTAGTAaaaggcaccaaagttattttttacGGCGTTGCGCAAGCCTTTGTTCTTTTCATCCGGTTTGATATcatttttctagtttttgctcTGTTATAGTCTAGTCTACATTTTTATGGGctgatctaatctaatatatactccctccattccttaatACTCGCAGCGCTTTTTtttgggtcgtcccttaatacttacaccgcttttataaataattttttttaccaaatactccctccgtctcataATTATCGTCCTGTTTGATaaaaaacacggattttaagaaaaatagaatattgtacatgaaaaagtggaataaagtacaaatgatgattgagttatatggaaagtggaataaagtacatgtgaaagaAAATATAGTACATAGGAAAGTGGAATATACTACATGGGTGggattttcaatttatttttaattaatatagtacatgagaaagtggagACCTTAGttgccaaaattagaaacaggactataattttgggacgcccgatttagaaaacaggacaataattttgggacggagggattattatattatttctcacacttacctactaactcacctaccccctactccctATAAAAATCATATAAAAATTAACACCCCTACTCACTACTTctcaccccttacacatttctcactaactacattaaaaaaataccccattaTCAACTAACACCTATTAAATATATAAGTCAATTCAattgtcttaaactccgcaccggtcaaaccggtgcaagtattaagggacagagggagtatttattaGGTATCATAatatctactccctccgtctctttttgttttttacgtattCTATTTCGGGTGTCTCATTTTGTTCTttatatttctttttatattatcacataatgcattaatattctatcagaatttgtgcccaaatattattttaactaattaaattcattggacattaaatatttctcattttcccaatgtcatatttttttataaaagtgaaaacattataaataaacgtaatttttcttgtttaaataaaaaaaagtatagtAATCCCAATACACATTAAATAGTCGTTAAATCGCGTGAATAacatcaaacgtaaaaaacaaaaagagatagAGGGAGTACCCATTAACTAATGTAGGACAACTTGTCATGGTTTATTGTAATGAAACTACAACTCCTCTCCGTTCATCAAAGTAATAAATAAGTTATTGTAAATTTTTACTTAACCtacattaaaaaagaaaatactATTGcgcatttttaattttaaaaaataaatgccTTCATAATGTCCATACTTATCtacactaatatattaaaagtcgTTGTGAATAAAGTTTATGTGTCACATATAACTCTCTTGGTCACACAACGTCATCCATTCAACAAGGTTATGTGatgttattgacaaccaaaaaccATTACAATAAGGTTTGAACACAAGAACCTCAAATTTGGAAAATAACTTTTATAACCATCTTAACAAATCACCACTTGTTATTTATCCATGCACATTAATTATAAACACGTGTTAACGTGATGTTTATAACAACATAAACTTTATTTTACCTTTTATATCTTATGGACTATATtggaataaaaataacaattaaatcattaaaCCTTGAACTAAACGTACATGatatcataagtctcataagcataacaattttaatgccatgcatatatatctaatttaaTGTTTATAAATTTGCATCACTTAGTTCgattagaaaataaattaaacgaattttAAGACAATCTATTAAAAAATTACTTGGCATGATAATGTCGTAGTCACTTTTATGGACTACATGTTTTTTAGTCAAATATATATTTAGTTGAataagaatatcaaattttaattGTTCAAAGTAGCAACCGAGGCATCGCCCACACCACACActagttaataattaaaactaatcatcTCTAACCATATTATAATGGCTTAATTTATATCCTGTACCATATCAAATAATACATCATTTTCACAAATAGGAGTAACAAATAATTTCTACTAGGTTATGCAACCATGGAACAACCATTTTTGCACACGTACAAGAGAAATATTATTGTGAATATATTTATCTAATATATAACTCTCCAGAGTAAACTTGGTACTCCATATAATATTTAACGTACActttaaagttaaaaaaaatagtatGTAGTTCGAAGTATGATTTAATGTTGGTAGATCATCCTTCCTTAGCCGGTGCAGGAGCGGGAGCACTAGCATCCCGACTAATCCATGGGGAGGGCGATAAAGGTGGAAACGGAATAACACTCCCACCACCAACACTAGGTGGAAACGGACTTGATAAAGGTGGGAATGGAATAACACCTTCacccccaccaccacctccaacaCTAGGTGGAGACAGAATAactcctccaccaccaccactgccTCCTCCACCGGGACACAACGTCTTAAAGAAGGGAATTATAAACGGGTTTTGAGGGAGTACTTTAGGTAAACAATCATCGTGAATCCCCTCTAAGGCGTTACAACATGGTTCACTTAGCTTTCCATGATTGTCCCAGAAGTTGGTCACACACATTTCTATATACGTAACGTATTCCATGCACCCTTGACCGCCTTGAGGCCTATTTGGCATGGATCTACCCGcgtatccgatccgaaatacGAGCGCCAAACATGAAACAAGAATCAAATGTTTGAACTCAAAAATATTTGAAGAATATTTTCTTGCCATTATgtttgggttttttttattacgtagtttttgttttgatttgtgTAATTCTTGAAGAGAATTGTGAGGCTCTATATAACTTGTAACGAGAGTTAACTCTTTAGGAGTAAAATACATTTATTTATGCGGTTACTACAAATTAAGTTATAGagggttttttttattattatttgtgtaacacatcataattaattaaagcgATCAATTTTAAATAGTTAGAGTAACCTTCAAGTCGATATTCATGTTAATTTTGTTAATATGTAATGTCTCTTTGGCTCATTCGGACTTAATTTAAATCGGCAATTGTTTTGATTTGTAGAAGTTATAACATGGAGAATCCGAGAATGTAGAATAATTAACCATGAGTGAGGGATTgacatatacggagtattatatgCTTTTTGATAAGAATGTTTTAGTTTCTACTCAAGATTTCGTAATTTGTACGGAATTAACGATTAGCGATAAATTAACGGTATAATACGCTTTCAGAATACTTATGATCTCTATTTGACAATTGAGATTCCTGGTGCGAATGAGCAAGATATTACAATTTACAAATGGAGGAAAGAGATTCAAACCCATTTTTATTGAAAAGACATcaatctttttcttttctttttatagtaaaagtaattcattaataaaaaatcatacgaATAAACATCAATCTAAACTAATCAATTAATGAAAGCACAATTACGAATATACTcctaacatttttttttcttcaaatattCTACTCCTTAGATAAGTCACATGCATCATTTTTTTGTTTAACATAGTACATGCATATTAATCAAAGCAATGAGATATTAAAGCAGTAATGAAATCATATGAAGAATATCCAACCATATTTATTGAGGAAAAAAAAGGTGAAATTTACGATTGGATGAAAGTGATAACTAATTAAGGTTGGTATTTACTTGGAAATTTGATaagaataatcccaacttttctAACAATGATGTTAACTTTtgattattttagaataatctAAAGTTTTGGGGttaccttctcaaaataatccgaaTATTTTTTTGTCATTACTAAATCGTTTTGGGTCTATTGTACATAGGCAAATTGATTATTTAGATTATTTAAAGTAGATATATCGGAACGTtgagattattttgagaagatgaGTGAAAGTTGAGATTATTTATGGCAATTTTTCCTATTTACTTTTGGAAGTAGACTAGGTTATTGATTCATTCTACATTATATACATCTAATAtcacaaaaaatacatgtatgttactatattatttacaTCCTTTTAATTAAGGTAGTATTTTTCGCGTATCATTCTTTTGAAATGGTTGATATTGAAGTACATATTCTGATGATAACTAATTTTACTAAGTGATGTATCATGTATCATGTATGTAGTACTTGGTATGATGTAGCTTGTTGTAAGCAAATAGCGAGACGGAGGGTTTAGCTAGATTATGTTAGCTCGTCGTCTAAGAAGTTGAGTTACTTCACTTACTTGTATACAGTATGTGCGGTAGGTTTCTTTAGGCCTTGCAACATTAAATTGGACCAACATTGTTGTATCACGGATAAAATACGTACATCGTTAAATGTTGCAAATAATCtctataatttataaataacggaACCATAAAATAACTTACTAGATCCTACCACATGTACAAGAGAAGCATATATTGTTGTGAATACATTTATTGTATAGTACTTACTAAATGTACAAGTAGTAAGTCGAGATACTTATTATAGGTGAAAAGCAAATTAAAGTAATGACCGGCCGTTAGTAAATCATTCTTCCACTACTAGCACCTTTGTCGATCCCCGGTGGAGACAAGAAAGGTGGAAATGGAATAACACCCCCTCCACTACCGCCACCACCAATAAAAGGTGGGAATGTAATAACACCACCGCCACTACCGCCGCCGCCCATAAAAGGTAAACCAAGAGTACCATCAACTTTACTGAAAGACCAATTCTTGATAGCTTCTTTTATAATTCTCAGAACTTCATTGTGTAACCTCAATTTCAT contains these protein-coding regions:
- the LOC110789405 gene encoding pentatricopeptide repeat-containing protein At3g53700, chloroplastic; the encoded protein is MAASMSFFAHLKPYPCPSPQTFSTNSLFFSNSKSFPFISFSLAQKPNSPSSVSSHQLPPNFTPKQLLEALRGEKDAEMALWVFDWASKQANFTPTLSVFEEVLRKLGSEGSFDSMKRVLQEMKELDCEINEGTFLIFIESYVNCGLYDEAVCVIDMMENEFGVSCGTYTFNFLLNVLVDGHRLKLVESVHSRMVEIGVKQDVSTFNILIKGLCKAHQIRPALIMMEEMESYGLTPDEKTYTTIMQGYIEEGNVEGALRVREQMVGDGCASTNVTVNVLVYGFCKEGRIEEALGFIQEMIVEGFYPDHFTFNTLVSGLCKSGHVKHALEVLDAMLEEGFDPDIFTYNALISGLCKMSEIEEAMEVLELMVLRGCNPNTVTYNTLINTMCKENQVEKATEFVRLLTSKGILPDVCTFNSLIQGLCLSRNHKLAMELFRDMQNDGCRPDEFTYNMLIDSLCSRGKIDEALNLLKEMESSGCARNVVTYNTLIDGFCKNKRIEDAEEVFDQMELQGVSRNLVTYNTLIDGLCKIKRVEDAAELMDQMIMEGLKPDKFTYNSLLSHFCRAGDIKKAADIVQTMASNGCEPDIVTYGTLIQGLCKAGRVEVATRLLRSIQMKGLIISPHAYNPVIQALFRRKQSKEAMRLFREMAEKGDPADAVTYKIIFRGLCSSGGPIGEAVDFLVEMMEKGYVPEFPSFMMLAEGLSSLAMEDTLMKLVHMIMKQAKFSENEVSMIKGFMKIRKFQDALATLGRILNSRMPRRNYR